In Anopheles bellator chromosome 2, idAnoBellAS_SP24_06.2, whole genome shotgun sequence, the genomic stretch AAGGTTGCTTGCGGTGGCTATGGTGCCGGCGTTGCATCTTCGGGGGCTGCGGTGAGCAACGCGGCAACGAGTTGCAGCAACAGtaacagcagtagcagcgtcAAGTCCAAAAGTGTCACTAGTGCGTCGATGAAGCGGAATACGGGTATGAgtcagcatcagcagccgcagcagctcctccaccaccaccaccaccagcaccagcagcaacagcagcagcaacacctcATGCCGGCGAGCTGCGCCGTGTACAACAGCACCAGCGGTACCAGCAACGGTGGCCTGCtggagggtggtggtggtggtggtggtgcagggcCCCGATGGGGCGACATCGAGAAGACTtcaatggcggcggccgtgccCCGCGATTTCCAGGCCGGCCCCGAATCGTTACCGATCAAAGCCGGTGTCGTCGTGCCGGCGGCCAacctgccgccgccactgccccAGAACTACCGTGGGGCGGCCAGTGGGGGCGGCAGTGGCAAACGCGACGCCATGCTGTCCGGCGCCGGAGGCTGTGCTGTTTatagtagtaatagtaatagGAGTAATGTCACGAGTGTCGTCAGTACGGACCTCAGCCTGTGGGAGGCGACGACGAACGGAGGCAACGGTGttgtcgctggtggtggcgccggcggcggcaacaatGTCCTGACGGACAAGAGCTCCATGGCAGCCGCCATTCCGCGAGACTATCACGCGGCTGGCCCGGAGCATCTCGCTGCATGCAACAAACTGGCCGCTgcccgacagcagcaacagcaacaacagcagcagcagcagcagcagcagcagcagcagcagcagcagcagcaacagcagcagcagcaacaacagcaagtgcaacatcaccaacagcagcagcagcagcagcagcagcagcagcagcagcagcagcagcaacagcagcagcagcaacaacagcaagtgcaacatcaccaacagcagcagcagcatcactctcagcatcgccagcagcaacaccagcaacatcatcatcatcatcatcagcagcagcagcagcagcagcagcaacagcaacagcaacagcatttgcatcatcagcaacagcagcagcagcattcgcaacacagccaacaacaacaacaacaacaacaccacaacCATCAGgttgcggtggcggcggcggcggctgctgctgcagcggcggccgcggcggccgaGGCGTCCGACAAGCTACTGTTCGCCAAGtaccggcagcaccagcgggCATCGCACCGGTTGCACCCGTACATGATGACGACCAGCTTCACCCCCCTTATGACGGCGGCCTTCCCTCCGATGCAGCAAGTGTCCTGCTACAACGTGTGATTCTAAGGGGCGCTCCTACGCCACGCGAGCCAAGTTTGTTGTAAGTTGCCAACGAGCAAACTGCTGGATTCCtaccccggtggtggtggtggtgtggtgacGATTGGTGGTGGACGGTCCGAATAAGCCAAGAAGCTACGAAGCTGCGTAGGGCGTGGAACTGAGCTGAGAGAGGAGGTAGTGTTGTAGTTGCGCGCTGGCAAGGAGGTCACGAGATGGGCGCGGATCGGCGCTCGCGGATATATAAAATAGACAGCAACTTTTTTGTTGCCAATTTAAATGTGATAGTAGTTTTTACTCCCTATTAACTTCAGCTAAAAGGTGGAAAGTGAGAGTGGTAACCGCCCGCTGTAACTCTTGTGTAGATTGGCCGAGACCGGATCGGCCGACGCGGATAAATACACGcaaaaccacaaccacagGACGTTCTTTGGCATATTGATCGGAAGAAAGGCAAATCCGTGAAAGGAACAAGAACCGTGTACTAACCGACAAAACTCTGTCCGACGGTAGTGAGTGTCTGGCTTTAATATGGGACGAGAGTAGAGAGTAGTACGCGCCGCGGGGACACATATGATATGTATAACTAGTCCCCCCCCTCGTTAGCCTCAGTAACTTGATTTATCACCCCCTTTACCACCACAAAAGAGACCCCTTCACAAAGCGAAATACAAGAAACGCATTGCATGAACTTCGAATAAGAGTAAGCGCGTTACGGGGGAAAACGCGCGGTCAGTGCGAGAACTAAACATTGGAATAAAACGAAGCATGATTAGCTATGTtagtaaaaacaaatttatctATCTATATGTTCCAAAGAAAGAAGCAACACTGCTTGCGCAAAACACTAGATTCTCAGAACGATAGGCGCACCGCGGGCGTCGGCAAACGATCGTAGAAGAGCTTCGCGGACCTGCGCTGCGCTTGGGATGGTTGTGTTTGACCCATCACCACCCATGGGGCCTGCGTTTGCTCCTTCCGGCGATCGCGTCTTCTCGATCCGACGGCGACAACCTTCCGGGGGGGCCACGTCCAGTGGATCCGTACACCTCCTCCGTTCGTTAGTCTAGAGGCATCGGTTGAAGGAAGCTCTTGGTTTTCAATTCTTTGCCGAGCGCGTGTGTGCTGCACGTGAGTAGCACGAAGCTAGTTGATACACTTAGTTGTGCGTGAGTTTCAGTTTTGTGCATGTTGAGTAGTAACTGTATGTGAAGTGTGTTTTCCGGTGCGCCACGGTTTTTAGGCATGTTTCAGAGTTTGTTTCCTTATGTTTGATGGTCCGGTGTAGTGCGCGTTGGCCACATACGATTGCCCTGAGGGTGATTGTGGGTTCCTCCAGTCCGCCGGTTAGTTCTGCCTTGTGTTTAGTCTTTTTCCTCTGGCATGTGTTAGGCATCTTGGCTGCCAACTTGTCTGTCGTGTATCGCGCTTAATCAGGTGTTGAAGCAGGTTCATACTGTAACTGGTTTGTCCCTCAGCTGTGTGccgattgtttgctttccgctCAGCTGGTGGTAGCTTTACTTCAAGGTTTTAGTTCTTTCCCAACTGCATTCGTTTACGGGCTGCATTGATATACCTAACGACATAATGGATTAGAACAGTGTAAAACGTATAAGCTATAACGTACACACCTAAGCATAGCAAACCAAACCGTTAATGCATGACTGCTGAACAGTGTTGTAAGCAAACCGAATAATAGCAAGTATTATActgaacaaaacagaaacgcaaGCAAAGAAGCCAAAACAAATAATCTCTCAAACCAAACCCTTAGCGACGTTTTAGGATGTTGGAAGAGCGTCAAAATTGTTAACCCGTCTTTGTTTCCACCCTGCACGTTTAACAAGCCAAATCCAACTCCCCCCTCAAATACAGCTAACGAACAATGACTATTTCGagtaaaaatgaatgatacACAATACATCATACGGTAAACGCCAATGCAAGGAaactcaaaaataaaacgaagtcgaaacgataaaataacaaacacaaaaataacTATTTAGACGCATCATCAAAATAATGGTTCGGAATATTAACACACAGTAACGGCAAACGCTAAATTATACTCTCATACAGATACACCGAAAAAAGACATACCTTACCACTGGTGCAGTGCAGCATATATGAATGCAAAATCAAAGCTTGGCCGAATGGCGATTGAAACACGGCGCCACGATGGCAGACAGAGGTTTAGTTTGTGGGAACTCCTGCGCCAGTTAACGGAAGCAAACCAATCTAATCTGGAGCGAACGCACGGAGAACAACATGAGGAAGTGTGGTCAATAAACGTGAACGTGAACAAGTCTTATGTTACAAGTAGAATAGGAACGTGCAAATAAAAGGAGAAAACAGAAAgtaataaacgaaacaaacgaactgaaCGAATGCGAAATTGGAGCAGAATGGGtcagagggagagagagagagaggagagcAGCAAACTCGAATGCGCCAGGAATGAGCACACGGAGCGTGTGTGCGCCGTTGCCTGCTTAGGACACCTTCGCAATGAAAAATCTCTAACCGAAATATCCTTGTTTGTAAATATTCGATAAGCTCGTAACGGCAGGACTGGAACAGCGCATCTTACAAGCAACGATCCGAGGCAGAAACAATGGCACTCGCATGCCCACACACACAGTtactcactcgctcactcacttactcagtcagtcagttagtcagtcagtcagtcagtcagccagtcagtcagtcgagTCAAAGTTTAGTCAACGCGCCACTATTTCGCTGATAAACGTTTTTTAGTATAGCAACGACGGGACGGAAGCACAGCAGCGACACACAGAAGCTAGAAATTCCAATTTACGATGTGCTGGTGTGTCGAGAGTAAAGAGGCGCAGCGGCCacaaaaatggataaaaaacaactgatacaaaaaaacaaccggaaaACTAGTTATAGTAAAGTATAAGTATAATAAAGTAACAGAAAAACTGATAATAATAGTAGTGGAATGGAAAGCGCGCGGACACGGTGAAATGGAACTGAAAAATCATGTGAAATATTGCGCGATACGCAtagggaaaagggaaaaacaaacgaagcaaacaCGTGTGATGAAGAAGAGCTAACAATGATGCGCCCGCCCCGTGtaggacagagagagagagacaggatgAGGACACGAGTgtcgaagagagagagagagaggacgtAAACACGACGACACAGGGAACTGCAAAATGGAcgggaaacgaacgaaatacgaaacaacaaaaacggtaAACAGTGACCCGCGGGGGGCGAAAGAAGCAGGCCAAGAGAGCGACGCAAGAATACAAGTAATCTGTGTataaattatgataatttaattatttaattaaagaacagaaacaaaggAAAGAGAACACACGAAACTggtacacaaacacatgcacagaCTCACACACTAAGACGCAACGCATATAGGACGTATCGCACATACTACATTCACATACACACGTAGCCTGACCCCAGGTGGAACAGGAAGTGTATAATAaagacacatacacagcagACAGCAGACAGATAGACGCGAAACGGGAAGCAAAAGGGTGTGAAAGAGAGTGCGGAAAGGGAGGGGATGGTaaatgacgacggcggcggactgggagacggagacggagcgaAGTGAAAtcaaagaagaaaataataatcgcAAAAAGGTTAAAAACAAAAGTAgcaatgttgttgttggtgtcgtttttatttccccgccccgggtggggtggggagTGATTAAAGAGCTGGAGCATGATGACATGGGAATGAAGATGTTCACCGGGTGTGCCGGGCGGGGGAGGTGATGATGTGGGAGCGACCAACGACGTCGGGGCGTTCTGTGCAAACTGGGTCAAGTGGGTGGGTTTGTTGCCTTCCGTCTCATCGGACGCGTGGACGGAGCTAATGGAGCGTTGTCGGAGGCAGCGGGTAACGGGGCGGTGTGGTGCTCCCCAGCGGGAGGTGTTGCCAAATTTCAGCATAATTCAACAGCCTACCAACCATATGCTGTGGAAGTTGGCCAGCCATTAATGGGAGCAGAGCAGGCCGTAACGTAACGCGTAACTGGAGTAACGCTCCGCCCCAATGGGAGCGATGAGCACTTTCGGGGCATTCCTTTTTaagttgattgttttaatttacttaaATGGAGTTGGTTGCCATCACTCTCGCCTACTGCAGGTCGTTTCGCAAAGAAAGGATGTAAACAACTGCCTCTGTCATCACCATGGCGATAGCTGTCGGTGTCGGTTCCACCAAATGAACCGTCCTTAATTAGTTTTTAGCGATCAAAGCCCCGTCTGCTCGTATGTAACTCAGACTTTATCCTTTAAGAGCAAAACGAGAGAAGAACAGATTCTGCCCCGTTCCGCGTATGCCAccttctctatctctctctctcgccacATGGAGCATGTGTCACCTTTGTACGGCTAATTGATTGCCATTCTGACTCACGTCCGGCCACGGCAAAGGTCCTTTCCCCGAAGGCTCTTATTTTTAACCACCGTGAACCCGCGCGAGCCAGAATCCTGCCCGGATTCGGTGCATTCGAAAATAGACTCctttgtgtatgtgtctgcTTCAAACAGGTAGATTCCTGGAAGCACAGATCGGGGTGTCCGTTCGTCGACCtttgggccaccaccaccagcagagaAGGACCCCGTTGGCAAGCGGCATGGCATGGTTGGCCAGCGGCATGGTCGAGCGAGGGGGTGAGTAAATCGATCCGGCGGCGTTTGTTCGCCGTTGAATCCTCGaactcgcacacatacacagagggGTGTGCACATCTGTGGCgttgtgcaaaataaaaataggatCCTGCGCGTGTCCTCACAGGAACCGCGGTGTTGGTGTTGACTGTTTGTATCCATGATACTTCTTTCTCACTCTTTTCGCTCCGTGTGTACTAACACCAACCCACATCGCGGAAGAGACTACTACCAATTCGGACAAAAGTAGTACCGTTTCGTgtgggtatgtgtgtgttcgttcgCTGTCTGCCATGCTGaattctgctgctgcccagTCCTCCTTCGGCAAGGAGGACTCCGGACTCCGTCGCtcctttggctggctggctggctggtgatgaGTGCGCAATTCCGGAGATCCGTCACGCGAGCCACAACAGCCGGTCGTCCCCGACGGGCACCCCGACCAAGGGCAAACAGCTGGTCCGGTTTCTCCAGGTAGCATGCGCACTTCGAGCAAtagtcgtcgtcatcgggcgTGGTTCCCTTCGCTCGCCCGCTGCCAGACTTCCCAGGTCCCCGGGAGTCCGGGCAATCTCCAGAAGTCAAAGTCTCGCCTCGTAAAGGTAGATAAATTAAGAGATATACTCGGCCCTCTCGAGGAACCTCTCGTCGAATTCGGCCATCGTTGACCATCCCGTGATCCgcctttcttttcgttctccctTTCCACTCGTGCGCTCCTGCTTCAGTTGCTATCAACAAAGAGGTGATAACGGAAAAGGTACAAACCCGGATCGGATCTGACGCGCTGAGGAAGTTTCAGATTGAGTGGACCGATTCCAGGGTCCAGGGTCGACCAGGCACTTTTATTACTGCAAACACTGCTTCGGGTCGGGTGTTTCGTTCGGATTGCAATCTGCTCCTGGGACCCCGGGGTTCCGTAGGGTTCTCTGCGACCGATTGCGACTTGATTTCCAATTTAGCTTATTGCAGTTCCGTTCGAGTTCGGCAAACACACAAGGTGTCCCGAAGGTCATCTCTTCCAACGAACCGCCATCTTCTCGACTCGAAGTCTGTTCCTGTCCAAATCCAACATATTCCACcggttcgttcgatcgattccgattAAAAAGGCAATCGACTCCCGATGGCTCTCCCGATCCATTACTGGGGTCTCTCTTGGAACAATAAAAAGGAGGCCCGTCAAACTCGCTTCTAGCTCCTCTTCTATTGCGTCTATCCGTCATCTCAAGAACCATCTGCATTAATTGTAGGAGCTCGAAATTCGACGAACAGCTTGAGCGTGTtctttcaaattatttttataactttcTTCCCCGAAGGTTCCAACTCGAATTagggacacacacacaccgccacTGCCGGAGTCCGGTCGGTGCCTCTCAGtgccttttccttttctttgcgATCCGGCCACGCCGACCAACAATCCAATAAAACCAAAGTCGTTAAGTTTTACTCTCCGGTCGTGCCAATGCGCTCTCTCtgtggtggccggtgatgcTGAACCCAGAACCCCAGAGCATTAGTGGCCAGTTCCAATCGGGGGTCCAATCGAGGGATGTATAATTTCTAAGCAACAAAATAGCGAACCAACCAGCCAATCGATCGGAGCGGCCGGACCTGAAGGCTCAGCTCAGCGTTCAGCGACCCTGCCGATGCTCGGAATGCGAAAACCATGCTGCCGAAGAGCCGGGGCCACTGCGCATGCAGATAAAAATCcgttttatgattatgattattttaaactcTCCGGAGGGCAGAACACAGGCGTGCCGGTGCGCATACCCGACCACCGttgccaccatcgccaccgcccaGTGTGGCCCACATTCTCACAttcgcttttattttattagtttttacgaccccggaccccgggcgaTCGGTGGTCGGTTTTTAAGCCG encodes the following:
- the LOC131212500 gene encoding centrosomal and chromosomal factor; amino-acid sequence: MAMAACYPTYDHMTGNSTTQQQLQQQQQLQQQQQQQQQSPVAATSQLHHLSSRLSAAAAAAAAAAAAAAAASNMAVQKDFSIPLHVDCSVEYELPNQAKPPVGARVEPLLMIHPCYFRKMESQRRSPFVNNMPNSARSSSSSIAASGKAGATGASGNSTSSASSSGTGNSSVAGADSSSAAAASGSSCASASAAGSRRNSAQKSAATANSSNSNSSNTSSSQFLQLHLDDYVQRQMHRTAVTVNNSQWSGANGGGTGGHMQQQQQHLHQQQHHSRHQQQQQPQQPHHHQSHLTSQSTSSAANEWGRYHIGADCAAGGTGGSSSAVRNGAAGGGYGGKVACGGYGAGVASSGAAVSNAATSCSNSNSSSSVKSKSVTSASMKRNTGMSQHQQPQQLLHHHHHQHQQQQQQQHLMPASCAVYNSTSGTSNGGLLEGGGGGGGAGPRWGDIEKTSMAAAVPRDFQAGPESLPIKAGVVVPAANLPPPLPQNYRGAASGGGSGKRDAMLSGAGGCAVYSSNSNRSNVTSVVSTDLSLWEATTNGGNGVVAGGGAGGGNNVLTDKSSMAAAIPRDYHAAGPEHLAACNKLAAARQQQQQQQQQQQQQQQQQQQQQQQQQQQQQQVQHHQQQQQQQQQQQQQQQQQQQQQQQQQQHHHHHHQQQQQQQQQQQQQQHLHHQQQQQQHSQHSQQQQQQQHHNHQVAVAAAAAAAAAAAAAAEASDKLLFAKYRQHQRASHRLHPYMMTTSFTPLMTAAFPPMQQVSCYNV